The Sphaerisporangium siamense genome includes the window CGACCACGCGGGGTCGTGCAGCGCCTGCCGGGCCGCGGCGATCGCGTCGTCGACGTCGGCCTTGCCCGCGGCGGCGACCAGGCCGATCTCCTCGCCGGTGGCGGGGTCCACGGTGGCGAACTCCCGGCCGTCCGACGCCGGGCGCCATGCCCCGCCGACGAAGAGCCGGCCTGGCCTGCGCAGCCGCGGGGTGCGTGCCGTGTCGTCCGGGATGTCGAGCATCATCGTCATGTGAAGAGGCCTGTTCTCGGGTGTGGGAGGTCGGTCCCAGCGTGGATCGGGCGTGGCGCGTGTCGCTAGTCCGGCAGCGCACTTTGCTTGCCTGAATGTGCTCAGGTCACGGCTGCGCATCAAGGGCTGTCCCAGCGCAGTCGCCTATGATTTCATATATGAATCGAAGGGTACGGCAGGTCGGCCGTGCCGGAGAGCACCGTTCGGTACGGAGGTGCGGGCCATGACCGTTCTGGTCCGGACGACCGATGTGGCGATGCGGGAACGCGAGGAACTCTGGCGGCACGCGGTCTCCCGATCCTTCGTCCCGCTCGACTTCGAGTTCCGCGGCGCCGACGCCTTCGCCGGCGAGATCGCCGGCGAGACGCTCGGCACCGTGATGGTCACCGAGGTGACCGCGGCGCCGCACCGCGCCGAGCGCACCGAGAAGCACATCGCCCGCTCCGACGAGGCCGGGTTCTACAAGCTGAGCCTCCCCACCAGCGGGCGCGTGCGGATCGCCCAGGACGGGCGCGAGGCCCCGCTGCTGCCCGGCGAGATCGCGATCTACGACACCAGCCGGCCCTACCAGGTCACCTTCGACGGCACCTGCCGGGTGATCATGGTCATGTTCCCGCACCGCGAGCTGCGCCTGCCCGGCAACGCGATGCGCGAGGTCACCGCCCGGCGGGTCTCCGGCAGGCGCGGGCTCGGCGGCGTGGTCTCGCCCATGCTGGTGAACCTGGCCGGCCACATCGACGAGGTCGGCGACTCCCACCCGATGCGGCTCGCCGACAACGTCGTCGACCTGATCGGCACGCTGTACGCCTCCCTGCTCGGCGAGCGCGCCGACGCCACCGACTCGATGCGCATGCTGCTCAACCGCGCCAAGATGTTCATCGCGCGGCACCTCGACGACCCCGCCCTCGGGCCCGAGGCGATCGCCGCGGCCTGCTACGTGTCCACCGGCTACCTGCACAAACTGTTCCGCGCCGAGGGCATGTCGGTGGGGCGCTACATCCGCGAGCGGCGCCTGGAGCAGTGCCGCCGCGACCTGCTCGACCCCGGCTCGCGTGAGATCGCCGTCAGCGCCATCGGCGCCCGCTGGGGCTTCGTCGACGCCGCGCACTTCAGCAGGGTGTTCAAGGCCAGCTACGGCCTCGCGCCGCGCGAGTACCGGCTCAGCCGGGACCTGGTCCCCTGCGAGCGGATGACCGCCGACGTCCTCTAGCGCCCCGGATCCGGACCTGGCGCCTTGACTCTGACTGTTCGCAACTTGTCGGCGAGTGCACCGATATGTGCCGAACCGTCGCGCCGCCCGGCACGCCTTCCCTACGGTTCCGGTAGGTCGACGGAGGGGCAGTACGTGATGGATCTTGGCCGGTTCTCGGGAAAGGTCGCGCTGGTCACCGGCGCGGGCACCGGCATCGGCGCCGCGGTGAGCAGGCGCCTGGTCGCGGAGGGCGCCGCGGTCGTGCTGTGCGGCAGGCGCGCGGCGCCGCTGCACGAGCTGGCGGGCGAGCTGGGCGACCGGGCGGCCGTCGTGTCCGGCGACGCCGCCGAGACCGCCGACGTCCGCGCCGCGGTCGCCGCGGCGGTGGACCGGTTCGGCGGGCTGGACGTGGTGGTCGCCAACGCGGGCGGGCACCGGCCGGGCACGGCGCTGGAGACCGGCGACGACGACTGGCACTACACCCTGCGGATCAACCTCGACACCGCGTTCGTCACCGTCCGCGAGGCGTTGCCGCGGCTCATGGAGCGCCGCGGCGCCGTGGTCGTGGTGTCCTCGATCGCCGGGCTGTTCGCCGGGCCGGGCGTCGCCGGCTACGTCACCACCAAGCACGCGCTCATCGGGCTGACCCGCTCGCTCGCGCGCGACTACGGCCGCCACGGCGTGCGCGTCAACGCGGTCTGCCCGGGCTGGGTGCGCACGCCGATGGCCGACGAGGAGATGGACGCGCTCGGCGAGATGCACGGCATCGACAGGGAGGCCGCGTACGCCCTCGCCACCAAGGACGTCCCGCTGCGGCGCGCGGCCGAGTCCGACGAGATCGCCTCCGTCGTCGCGTTCCTCGCGAGCCGCGACGCCTCGGCGATGACCGGCTCCGTGGTGGTGGCCGACTGCGGCGCCACCTGCGTCGACCTGCCCACCCTGGCCTTCGAGCCCCTGGACCCGGAGATCGCCCCGTGACGGCGTCCCAGCCTTTCTCCGTGGACGCGGATCCAGGGGACGGGGTCACCGGCGACCTCGCCGGCAACCGCCTGCCGCGCACCGACCGGCTCGCCGGCCGCGAGCTGCGGATCGCCGAGGAAGCCTCAGACGACCTCGTGCTGCGGTTCAGGACCGGCGAAACCGTCGAGTGGCGGCGCGGCGCGCGGAGCGGCGAGGACTGGTACGAGGCCGTCGAGGTCCGGCTCGGCGTGTGGTTCCTCACCCTCCGCCGCGGGGACGAGCCGCGGCACGCCGACGTGCTCGTCGTGCGCGAGGACACCGGCAGGACGCTGCGCGTCGCCTCCGACGTCGCGCCCGAGCCGACGCCCGGGGAGCCGCGGGTGGGCCAGACCTTCACGCCGGGAACGCTCGCCGGCGTGGAGGTGTCCGGCGCCGAGCCGGCCCCGACCCGCGACCTCATCGGCTGGCGGGCCCAGTATCATTACGGCCCCGGCCTCCTGTACGAGCACGTGTACCTGAACAGCGAGCGGTACGCCTGGCAGTGCCTGGCCGGCGCGCAGCGCGGCCAGGGCGACGTGGACCTCGCCGCCACCTGGTCCCTCGGCGACGGCCTGTACGTCTTCACGTTCCGCGAGTTCCTCATCCCGGTCGCCACCACCTGGCTGTACGACCTCGACGCGATGCGCACCACCGGCACGTTCCTCGCCCTCGGCCCGGACGACACGGTGGCCTGCGGCGGAGGCGGGGCGTTCATCACCGAGCTCGGCCGGGTCGCCTATCCCGACGAGCAACCGGTGTGATGACCATGACAGAGACGCCGCGTGCCGCCGATGTGGTCGTCGTCGGCGCGGGGACCGCGGGCTGCGTCGCCGCCCGGCGGCTGCTCGACGCCGGCGCCACGGTCCTGCTGGTCGAGGCCGGGCCGGACGGCACGGACAACCAGGCCATCTCCGACCCCGCGCGCATGCACGAACTGTGGGACTCCGACGTCGACTGGGGATACCGCACCGTCCCCCAGGCGCACGCGCACAACCGCCGGCTGCACCTGCCCCGCGGGCGGGTGGTGTCGGGGTCGCACGCGCTCAACGCGATGATCTGGGTGCGCGGCCACCGGGCCGACTACGACACCTGGGCGTATCTCGGCAACCCCCGGTGGTCGTGGGCCGACGTCGAACCGGTGTTCCGGCGCGTCGAGGCCGAGCACGGCGGCCTGCTGGCCGTGCTGCGCGACTACGAGCCCGACCCGGTGCAGCGCGCGATCGTCGAGGCCGCGGTGCAGGCCGGCGTGCCGTTCGACGACGACTACAACGACGGGTCGCCCGACGGCGTGTCGTTCATGCGGTTCACCATCCGCGACGGGCGGCGGCTGACGACGGCCGGCGCCTACCTCGGGCCGGTGCGCGACCACCCGCGCCTGCGCGTGCTGACCGGAGCGCACGTGCGGCGGCTGCTGTTCGAGGGCACGCGCTGCACCGGCGTCGAGTACGTGCGGGACGGGGCCGCCGGGCGCGTCCGGGCGGACCAGCACGTCGTGGTCGCCGCCGGCGCGATCGGCTCGCCCGCGCTGCTCCAGCGGTCCGGCGTCGGCGATCCCCTGACGCTGCGCCCCCTGGGCATCGACGTGGTGGCGGCGCTGCCGGGCGTGGGCCGCAACCTCCAGGACCACTGGCTCGTGCCGGTCATCTTCGGCACCGCCCGCCCGCCCGGCGTCCCCCGCGGCCTGCCCACCACGCAGAGCCACCTGTTCGCGCGCAGCCGGCCCGAGCTGCCCGTCCCGGACCTGCAACCCCTCCATTTCGGGGCGCCGCTGTACGCGGACTGGATGTCCGGTCCCGCCGACGGCGTCTCGCTGATGGCCGGCCTGGTCCGCCCCGCGAGCCGCGGCCGGGTCACCATCGCCGGCGCCGACCCCGGCCTCGCGCCGCTGATCGACCCGCGGGTGCTGTCGTCGCGCGCCGACCTGGACGCGCTGGCCGCGGCGGTGGAGCTGTGCCGGGAGATCGGCGCGCGGCCGGCGCTGCGCGCCGAGTGGGGCGCCACCGAGCTGTACCCGGGCACGCTCGGCGCCACCCGCGAGCTGCTGGACGACTACATCCGCGAGACCGTGGTCACCTACCACCACCAGTCCGGCACGTGCGCGATGGGCGGGCACGAGGAGGCCGTCGTGGACGAGGAGCTGGCCGTGCACGGCGTCGAGGCGCTGCGCGTCGCCGATGCCTCGGTCAT containing:
- a CDS encoding AraC-like ligand-binding domain-containing protein, which encodes MTVLVRTTDVAMREREELWRHAVSRSFVPLDFEFRGADAFAGEIAGETLGTVMVTEVTAAPHRAERTEKHIARSDEAGFYKLSLPTSGRVRIAQDGREAPLLPGEIAIYDTSRPYQVTFDGTCRVIMVMFPHRELRLPGNAMREVTARRVSGRRGLGGVVSPMLVNLAGHIDEVGDSHPMRLADNVVDLIGTLYASLLGERADATDSMRMLLNRAKMFIARHLDDPALGPEAIAAACYVSTGYLHKLFRAEGMSVGRYIRERRLEQCRRDLLDPGSREIAVSAIGARWGFVDAAHFSRVFKASYGLAPREYRLSRDLVPCERMTADVL
- a CDS encoding SDR family NAD(P)-dependent oxidoreductase, with protein sequence MDLGRFSGKVALVTGAGTGIGAAVSRRLVAEGAAVVLCGRRAAPLHELAGELGDRAAVVSGDAAETADVRAAVAAAVDRFGGLDVVVANAGGHRPGTALETGDDDWHYTLRINLDTAFVTVREALPRLMERRGAVVVVSSIAGLFAGPGVAGYVTTKHALIGLTRSLARDYGRHGVRVNAVCPGWVRTPMADEEMDALGEMHGIDREAAYALATKDVPLRRAAESDEIASVVAFLASRDASAMTGSVVVADCGATCVDLPTLAFEPLDPEIAP
- a CDS encoding MoaF C-terminal domain-containing protein, coding for MDADPGDGVTGDLAGNRLPRTDRLAGRELRIAEEASDDLVLRFRTGETVEWRRGARSGEDWYEAVEVRLGVWFLTLRRGDEPRHADVLVVREDTGRTLRVASDVAPEPTPGEPRVGQTFTPGTLAGVEVSGAEPAPTRDLIGWRAQYHYGPGLLYEHVYLNSERYAWQCLAGAQRGQGDVDLAATWSLGDGLYVFTFREFLIPVATTWLYDLDAMRTTGTFLALGPDDTVACGGGGAFITELGRVAYPDEQPV
- a CDS encoding GMC family oxidoreductase; this encodes MTMTETPRAADVVVVGAGTAGCVAARRLLDAGATVLLVEAGPDGTDNQAISDPARMHELWDSDVDWGYRTVPQAHAHNRRLHLPRGRVVSGSHALNAMIWVRGHRADYDTWAYLGNPRWSWADVEPVFRRVEAEHGGLLAVLRDYEPDPVQRAIVEAAVQAGVPFDDDYNDGSPDGVSFMRFTIRDGRRLTTAGAYLGPVRDHPRLRVLTGAHVRRLLFEGTRCTGVEYVRDGAAGRVRADQHVVVAAGAIGSPALLQRSGVGDPLTLRPLGIDVVAALPGVGRNLQDHWLVPVIFGTARPPGVPRGLPTTQSHLFARSRPELPVPDLQPLHFGAPLYADWMSGPADGVSLMAGLVRPASRGRVTIAGADPGLAPLIDPRVLSSRADLDALAAAVELCREIGARPALRAEWGATELYPGTLGATRELLDDYIRETVVTYHHQSGTCAMGGHEEAVVDEELAVHGVEALRVADASVMPTVTTGNTNAPTAMIAERAAEFLVKRL